The DNA segment AATCCACCCTCTTGGCTTTTAGATGTAGGCATGGAGGGGATGGCTTGAATCTCTGGCTTGGATTTTTTGCTACTAAGTATATATGGATGAACATCCAAGGAAAAGTGTcgtgtgtgttttttttcactgcttgtgGCTGGGATGGTGTTTGGCTCAGTTTTATGAGCAGACGATTGCTGTGAGGTTTTTGCAGTGGACTCTAACAAAGGGGCTATAAGGCtgtctgttgctgtttttctccGCACAGGCTTTGGTTTTTCAGGCTTATGGTTTTCAACCTTCATAATGGCTAACTGTTCTTTGAATGGTTGAGGAAGGGGATTGGTAGTTGGGATccatttaatctttttccttgGTCTCTTAATGATGAGCTGCTCATTAGCATCAATGTCCGCTGGATCAACACTTGGGTCTATCGTTTGGATACCTGAATCACGCATGGTTGGAGTGGCATCGTGATTGGACTGGGCCAACGCTGCAAGCAGCTGGCGAACCACATTGTCATACATGAGATCGCTTTCATTTGTAATAAAATCCAAACGATTCAATGATTTTATGTGGTCTCGATTTTCATTACAAAACATGGCCAAAATATTAATGTCACAAAACTGGGACTTCTGCCACTGTTTCTTGGTCTTTATTCCAACTTTGTTCAGTTTATCAAATATGAAGTTGGACTTGCGAAATATGAACAGGTGAATTAAGTTGATGAGGATTATCAAGTTCATAAAGCAGAGGAGAACGATATCTACACCAGCAATAATTCGCTGGAGCTGAACAGATGGCAGTTTACAGTTCACTCTGATGTGCAATTTGGAGCTGCTCGTTTTGTCTGGAGGCTCTCCTAATGCACATGTGaattcattttgcttctgtgtaGCATAGTAGGTGGACAAGTACGTAATTGGTATGATGCTTAAGAAGATGATGAACAAATGTCTGGCAAGATAAAGCTTAGCCAAAAAGTTACTTCGTCCTCTTCTTTCCAGGTATTTCTCAAACAAGTTTTGTTCaggacttttttccttctccgCATTCTCAatgatttctctcttctctctctcgGTGATCCCTGGGCCTTTGGACTGAATCTGTTTCTCAATTTTTGGTGCCCGCCCTTCAGCTGCACGGTGGTAGCAGTTATCGATCTCCTGAAGCAAAAAATTAAGCTCTGAAGTCAGTCGGGTGGAGGCCAGAAATtcccagcccagagctggaATGTACATTATCCCAGCAAAAGCCAACAGTGCATAAGGTAGGAACTTATGCTCAAACAAGGAGGGCCAGTGGCTGGCATCAACTCCTGGCAAGGCATCTTTTAATTCTGTCCAACAATATCCTCTGGCATACAAGGCTTGATCGCGGGTGAAGTTGTGTGGTGTGTAACAGTATATTGGCTCCTCTGtataacagagagaaaagtcaCTGCTGTGCATTTAACCTACAAAAGGAGCtctggaaaataaacatttcaaattacatcaattttattttactgtatctTTACATGACAATTAAGCCCTCCATGTCTATTAGACAGGTCAGCCTTGCACACATCTTCAGAAGCCTCCAGGCAAAACTATTTACCTGAAGGTTTCAGAATGAACTTGAGCTAGAAATGTCACAACCCCCTCCTACACGTATTTGGCTTTAATTACCTTTCTGAGAACAAAATCCTAAGCAACTGTGGCCTCTGTAAAGCTAGAAGACCTGATATCCACTATACAGTAGCTGAGGATGTTATGTGCAAAGGCTGAAAGGCTCATTTAGGTGAAATTTAAGGTTCATCCCAGCTAAGTATTCTTCTAAATAGAAAAATGTTAAGATATAGCTGAAGGCAAATTGATCCTTATTAACAAATTCTACTCATTGGATACGGTAGAAAATTATGGAAACTTAGAGACATACAGACAGTCAACCGTATCCTTCCTAGCTCACGCTCTTGAATTATAGTGTGATAGACCAGAACAGAACCTGTGAACTCTATTTGTCACTCTGAAAATCTAATTCTGCATTTGAAACTGTAACATTGCTTTTTGTACAGTGTGCAATTAAATGGTGGAACTCATTATTATACAGTATTATGGAAGAACAAATACTGTGGATTAAGAAAGCAATCAGACAAATTAATGGAAGAAGAAGTATAGCATGgatttttaaatacacagtGATGTAGTTTTTCTCTCAGGACCTGTTTAAGTCACAGGTGAGTGGAAGGGTTTATCAAAGCAAGTGACACCATACACTTGTCTATTTTAGCACTCCCACCTAAGTATTTGCTTTTTGCCATCATCAGAGAAAGGATATTGGGCTAAAAGGATTTCAGTCCTGACCCAGGACTGAAAGTTATGTTCTTacacaattatattttttctagcAATACACGAAACTAAGATAGAAAACCTTGTATAGAATGCAGAATACAGAATATAGAAAGAAACCTGTGCCAGAATAGTAGTAACTGCTCAAAGAACAATGACCATTACCAAATCACCCTCTTCAAAGAGGAAGACCACATTTCTTGTTTTGGTAGGTATAACAAAGGGAATATATTTTACATTGTCCTGCTATACCTTTAAAAAACTTCCTGAAATGAGCCCCATAGGAAGAAGGCACGTTCATGCAAGCTTGCTCCAGTTCTGAACGCAGTCTACAACTCAGATTGAGAACAGCTCACTGCAAGACAGTAGTGGTACTCTTTTCTtaataatacaaataatgaaGATGAAtagtaaaatattacattattaaAGATATTAATGATTAATtgttaaagatattaaaagttAATAAGCAGACAAAACTCCTAAACATTTTGGCTTAACAGAGGACTCGTTACTTGACCAACTACTTCTCATACTCAAGCaaatcaaaagcatttctttgatTAAATGTCGAGGTGCAAACCTCATCTGTGACCTACAGAGATCTACATGCCAAGGTCTGGACAAAACCCAAGACTTCTAAGAAATGAATCAGTGAGgattcttttctaaaaatacaatCAATTCAAACAGAATTGTCAGAATAAATTATGCTACCCAAGACAGCATGTAAAGTGAGTAAGTCCTGCAAAttctttaaaatcacatttgaagactattttaaaaatacctgaTTTCAACCTCAGAGGACAGCTTAAAGCACTCTAATGTTACACAGCTTCCTATTTAGACTACTTTTTTGTATTTACAGCCATGTGCTACACAAAAAATGCTGACTCTCTTGTATTTGGTAATTACATGCCCTCCCAAACCTACCCATGAAGGGATGCATATAAAAAACTAAAACCTCTACTATTGAAGATTTACTGCATGATTTCCCAGGAGATGGAGTAGATTCCTGTGTGAAAATGTTCccatgggaggaaaaaaggcagagcagcaTGGTATGTTTCTCATAAGCAGAAATACTTTGAATTGTGTGTCCCTACGCTCAGCAGAACCTGCCAACGCTGTCaggaaatttttttcaaaagcttagGGGACATTATCATGACTGAGTAGATTGGTTGTCTTCTCAATGTTGTCTAGACTTAAGCCCATAAACATAAACTTCACTCTCCTAAACAGCTACACTCTTGTGAGCTGAGAAGACAGAAACTCCTACAAGAACCACTGAGGAGCAAGGTCATTATCTCCAAAATAACCTTTTGCCAGTTCcaaacaataaagaaaaggtGTCTCACAGTGGACATATATCTGTGATTTGTATATATGTGCATCCacatcaaaggcaaaaaaaagtaagataaCTAACCTGCCATTGTTACTGGTGGGTGGAATACTAAACTcaacttctgtgttttaaatatgttgGGCAAGACTTTCAGTTCTGATGCTCAGAGTAAAATCTCAGTAAGACCAAAGTCTGAAGGTCTGCCCTTATGATTACCTACACAAATCTGTTAACTATATGCTAGAATATGAAGTTCaatagtttaagaaaaaaatcactagtaATACCTAAGAACAAATCCTGTCTTCAGTAATACTTCCCTATATTCCCAGGAAATGTTCCTTTTGAATAACGTTTAAAAGACTAAGTAACCCTGTGCTAATGCTGTGCAGAAACAATTattacataggaaaaaaag comes from the Cuculus canorus isolate bCucCan1 chromosome 1, bCucCan1.pri, whole genome shotgun sequence genome and includes:
- the PANX2 gene encoding pannexin-2 isoform X5; this encodes MTRRARWRRCSSSSSWSCPSTAWSPSAPSSSPSSSSPSSSPRTSPEIDNCYHRAAEGRAPKIEKQIQSKGPGITEREKREIIENAEKEKSPEQNLFEKYLERRGRSNFLAKLYLARHLFIIFLSIIPITYLSTYYATQKQNEFTCALGEPPDKTSSSKLHIRVNCKLPSVQLQRIIAGVDIVLLCFMNLIILINLIHLFIFRKSNFIFDKLNKVGIKTKKQWQKSQFCDINILAMFCNENRDHIKSLNRLDFITNESDLMYDNVVRQLLAALAQSNHDATPTMRDSGIQTIDPSVDPADIDANEQLIIKRPRKKIKWIPTTNPLPQPFKEQLAIMKVENHKPEKPKPVRRKTATDSLIAPLLESTAKTSQQSSAHKTEPNTIPATSSEKKHTRHFSLDVHPYILSSKKSKPEIQAIPSMPTSKSQEGGFLNQEENVVVHVTSSLKDTPHPAKEILYSSETCRTVPAAGAFVTCNHNHIATTTAATSMTLNHVKPEPTPALNCNQAHPLLHINTLYEDHEEEVSNVIDNGIQSPTDTGEILSIPTPKQIRLATFDEPMAIVSSVEY
- the PANX2 gene encoding pannexin-2 isoform X2, whose product is MNVPSSYGAHFRKFFKEEPIYCYTPHNFTRDQALYARGYCWTELKDALPGVDASHWPSLFEHKFLPYALLAFAGIMYIPALGWEFLASTRLTSELNFLLQEIDNCYHRAAEGRAPKIEKQIQSKGPGITEREKREIIENAEKEKSPEQNLFEKYLERRGRSNFLAKLYLARHLFIIFLSIIPITYLSTYYATQKQNEFTCALGEPPDKTSSSKLHIRVNCKLPSVQLQRIIAGVDIVLLCFMNLIILINLIHLFIFRKSNFIFDKLNKVGIKTKKQWQKSQFCDINILAMFCNENRDHIKSLNRLDFITNESDLMYDNVVRQLLAALAQSNHDATPTMRDSGIQTIDPSVDPADIDANEQLIIKRPRKKIKWIPTTNPLPQPFKEQLAIMKVENHKPEKPKPVRRKTATDSLIAPLLESTAKTSQQSSAHKTEPNTIPATSSEKKHTRHFSLDVHPYILSSKKSKPEIQAIPSMPTSKSQEGGFLNQEENVVVHVTSSLKDTPHPAKEILYSSETCRTVPAAGAFVTCNHNHIATTTAATSMTLNHVKPEPTPALNCNQAHPLLHINTLYEDHEEEVSNVIDNGIQSPTDTGEILSIPTPKQIRLATFDEPMAIVSSVEY
- the PANX2 gene encoding pannexin-2 isoform X3, with the translated sequence MHSSDFSLCYTEEPIYCYTPHNFTRDQALYARGYCWTELKDALPGVDASHWPSLFEHKFLPYALLAFAGIMYIPALGWEFLASTRLTSELNFLLQEIDNCYHRAAEGRAPKIEKQIQSKGPGITEREKREIIENAEKEKSPEQNLFEKYLERRGRSNFLAKLYLARHLFIIFLSIIPITYLSTYYATQKQNEFTCALGEPPDKTSSSKLHIRVNCKLPSVQLQRIIAGVDIVLLCFMNLIILINLIHLFIFRKSNFIFDKLNKVGIKTKKQWQKSQFCDINILAMFCNENRDHIKSLNRLDFITNESDLMYDNVVRQLLAALAQSNHDATPTMRDSGIQTIDPSVDPADIDANEQLIIKRPRKKIKWIPTTNPLPQPFKEQLAIMKVENHKPEKPKPVRRKTATDSLIAPLLESTAKTSQQSSAHKTEPNTIPATSSEKKHTRHFSLDVHPYILSSKKSKPEIQAIPSMPTSKSQEGGFLNQEENVVVHVTSSLKDTPHPAKEILYSSETCRTVPAAGAFVTCNHNHIATTTAATSMTLNHVKPEPTPALNCNQAHPLLHINTLYEDHEEEVSNVIDNGIQSPTDTGEILSIPTPKQIRLATFDEPMAIVSSVEY
- the PANX2 gene encoding pannexin-2 isoform X1, giving the protein MQHIIDNHPDMATALLAGEKLKELILPGQQDDKAGALAALLLQLKLELPFDRVVTIGTVLIPILLVTLVFTKNFAEEPIYCYTPHNFTRDQALYARGYCWTELKDALPGVDASHWPSLFEHKFLPYALLAFAGIMYIPALGWEFLASTRLTSELNFLLQEIDNCYHRAAEGRAPKIEKQIQSKGPGITEREKREIIENAEKEKSPEQNLFEKYLERRGRSNFLAKLYLARHLFIIFLSIIPITYLSTYYATQKQNEFTCALGEPPDKTSSSKLHIRVNCKLPSVQLQRIIAGVDIVLLCFMNLIILINLIHLFIFRKSNFIFDKLNKVGIKTKKQWQKSQFCDINILAMFCNENRDHIKSLNRLDFITNESDLMYDNVVRQLLAALAQSNHDATPTMRDSGIQTIDPSVDPADIDANEQLIIKRPRKKIKWIPTTNPLPQPFKEQLAIMKVENHKPEKPKPVRRKTATDSLIAPLLESTAKTSQQSSAHKTEPNTIPATSSEKKHTRHFSLDVHPYILSSKKSKPEIQAIPSMPTSKSQEGGFLNQEENVVVHVTSSLKDTPHPAKEILYSSETCRTVPAAGAFVTCNHNHIATTTAATSMTLNHVKPEPTPALNCNQAHPLLHINTLYEDHEEEVSNVIDNGIQSPTDTGEILSIPTPKQIRLATFDEPMAIVSSVEY
- the PANX2 gene encoding pannexin-2 isoform X4, whose amino-acid sequence is MQHIIDNHPDMATALLAGEKLKELILPGQQDDKAGALAALLLQLKLELPFDRVVTIGTVLIPILLVTLVFTKNFAEEPIYCYTPHNFTRDQALYARGYCWTELKDALPGVDASHWPSLFEHKFLPYALLAFAGIMYIPALGWEFLASTRLTSELNFLLQEIDNCYHRAAEGRAPKIEKQIQSKGPGITEREKREIIENAEKEKSPEQNLFEKYLERRGRSNFLAKLYLARHLFIIFLSIIPITYLSTYYATQKQNEFTCALGEPPDKTSSSKLHIRVNCKLPSVQLQRIIAGVDIVLLCFMNLIILINLIHLFIFRKSNFIFDKLNKVGIKTKKQWQKSQFCDINILAMFCNENRDHIKSLNRLDFITNESDLMYDNVVRQLLAALAQSNHDATPTMRDSGIQTIDPSVDPADIDANEQLIIKRPRKKIKWIPTTNPLPQPFKEQLAIMKVENHKPEKPKPVRRKTATDSLIAPLLESTAKTSQQSSAHKTEPNTIPATSSEKKHTRHFSLDVHPYILSSKKSKPEIQAIPSMPTSKSQEGGFLNQEENVVVHVTSSLKAKTSLWASTD